The Limnospira fusiformis SAG 85.79 genomic interval TTTTTACATAACTTTACAACAATCTGGGTAGTTAAGGCTGTCGATACTAGGCTTGCCAAAATCCCCAATTAAACGCCAGACTATCATTCTGGGAGTGGTTGGCTGTGGAAAAATCTGATAAATCTGTGGAAAAACTCGCCTTACCCTGTGGAAAGTTTGTGGAATCTCTGGGGAAAATTTGGTGAAAAGATAAGAATGTTGAAGGGACAAAATTGGGGCGATCTGTGGACAATGGATAATGAAAGTCAAAATATTGCCAAGAGGGATTCTCAAATACTAAAAGGCTGACAGGGAAAACCAGGGGTGATTAGATTAACTTTGGGAAGGCTAGTGAAATAAACTTGAGGGATATCTGCTTCTGGGTAGTCCCCAAAATTCTGAAAGTATGCTTGGCGACAATACTGATTAATTTAGAACGCATAAATACATTTTAATCCAGTTGGTTATAGCCCGATTATAAATCCTCCAATACCATGGAAGATATCGGCATAAGTCAAACCTTTGACAACTCCCCAGCCTAAAGCGATAAGTTGAAAACATTTGACTTACCAAAATTTCCCAAATTCAAGGCGATCGCTGGTAAAAATCAAAAAATATGATACCATGAAGAATAAACATTTGTATTATCAAAACTTGAGGCTTTGATTCAAGCAGAAACGCTGGAACTACTGGAATGGCATCGGCTGTGTAAACATCTGG includes:
- a CDS encoding DNA cytosine methyltransferase translates to MNQYCRQAYFQNFGDYPEADIPQVYFTSLPKVNLITPGFPCQPFSI